One Triticum dicoccoides isolate Atlit2015 ecotype Zavitan chromosome 3B, WEW_v2.0, whole genome shotgun sequence genomic window, CACGATCTCGATTGTCATCGCTCCAAGATATGTTTTGCCTGGTTCTTCGTCCAGAAGGCGAAGTTGTTGTCATTGAGGGCATTGGTGGCTTGGCAAAGACATGGGTGGCAAAAGGTGCATTTGAAACAGCAAGGAACTCAAATCGCTTTGATAACTATATTTGGGTATCATTGTCTAGAGGTTGTAGTCTGCGACGGTGCATCAAGAAGATTGCAACATGTCTTTTAATTGACATCGGAGAGGAACTGTTATCATCCAGAATTAGTGTAATGATCAAGGAACATCTCGCGAGACGGAAGTTTTTGTTGGTTCTTGATAATGCTTATTTTGTcgaggaaaacatcttaatgaactTGGGGATTCCTCATCCTCGAGAGCAGAGTTTGGGTTCAAAGGTCATTGTGACCACAAGAACCAGGAGGGTACTGTCAGTCATGGAGCCAGATATAATTATATCGCCACAGCCTCTTACAGATCAGGCCTCATGTGACCTACTGTGCGAGAAGATTGGCAAAGATATTCGTCTAGACTTAAGTAATTGTTGCTTTGGCATACCATTATCAGTTATCTTACTGGCTGGGGCACTGTGTGATGTGCCTACACAAGAGGAATTCAGCAAGCTAATCAGTGAAGTTCATGTGGCCTCGGCGAATCGCCTTGTAAATTTTGGTTACAGCCAGCTTCCCAGTGATACTGCTAGGCACTGTTCCCTATACTGTTTACTCTTCCCTGACGATGAAGCAATTTCTGTCAAAGACTTAATATTCTTCTGGAAGCTGGAGGGTATCACTGATGAGGCTAACTGTACTGGTAGGGAAATTCTCCATGTGCTTTTAAAGCATGGGTTGATTCATTTTGAGGGTGATGATCATATCCGCATGCATGATGTCATTAGAGAGACGTTATCTCAACTTGGACGGGACAATGGCTATGTGGAACAGCCTCAATGGGACTTTGACGATTACATTCAATTTGAGCATCTAGCCAAGTTGGGCGGCAAAATTTCCTTAATGAACACAAAAATGGAAGAACTCCATGGAAGTCCAAGTGCCGAGTGCTTTTCAACTTCGACGCTACTTTTGAGAGGAAACCGCCATAGAACTATATCGGAAGAATTTTTTTGTTGTGTGCAAATGCTTAGAGTGCTAGACCTATCGTTTACTCGAATCATCATCCTGCCCCAATCCATTTCTAGTTTGTTTTACCTCCGGTCGCTGCTACTAGTTGGATGCGGACACTTGGAGAAAATTCAGCACATAAGCTCACTGGAGATGCTTGAAATACTTGATGCATCAAGTTGTGGTTCCCTAAAAAGGGTAGAGTGTGGATCATTTGATCGTATGAGGGTGCTCAAGATTCTTGACCTTTCCCGGACTTCTATTGCATGCTTGCCATCTCTAGCTGCGTGCGTCGGACTTCAACAACTCATACTACACGATTGCCCATGTCTTGAATCTCAGCAAACTACAGAAACAAATGACAAGTCCTGCAATGCAATTTTTGTTAAGTTCCCTTATGGAGTTTCAAAAACAGGTGCAGTAAGGAACGTACAAATAGGGGCAAGTATGGAGGATTAGTGGGTTGGATTTGGTTGCCTGGCGGGCTGGCTTTTGAGTTGTCTGACAGATTTGTCATGAAGGTCTCTGAAGATGTAGATCAGAACGGCAAAACGTACATACATGCAAGTCAGGCCAATTTCTTTCGGTCTTTGGATAAAGAATCTCCACTATGGTTAACCTGCTTCCAAAAGTTTCACATAGttatctcctcttcaaagtttgatCAAACCATGCACAAGGGCTTGAGAGCAGTGAGGACAAAATTCTCTTCTGTGGACGCGCATTCCGGTGATTTCGATCGGTATCTGGAGATGAACTGTGTCAGCATTCCTAATGGTATTGAGGAGATTCTTGGTCATGCTGAGCTGATATCATCAAGAAGCGTAACAACAACAGATCAAGTGTGGAATCTGAATATTGGAAGACTGGCAGCAGCACGAGAACTTTGGATAGAGGAATGTCGCCAGCTGGAGAATCTTTTCTCCCGGGAAGAAGTGGATGAATTGTCTAGAATAGGAAAATTGCAGAATATATTTATCTCCAACATGGACAATTTAGCATACTTCTGCCAAGGGGTGGAAGATGCGACGAGTTTCAGTTGTctggcgcagttgctcctcgattgcTGTCCAAGACTGAACTTCCTCTTCCCTTCGTCGCTACGCCTGCCGAAGCTTCGCAGTCTACATATAAGGTTCTCTGATAGCCTGGAGAGGGTTTTCGACGAATCAGTCGCGGCAGAAATTGCTCTTCCAGGGTTACAGTCACTGCAGCTGTGGGAGCTTCTGGAGCTTAGCTGCGTGTGTGGAGGAGTCTTGCCATCTCTCAAGGACCTGAAGGTGAGAGGCTGTGGAAAGCTGAAAAGGATTCCTATCGGTGTGACTGAAAATAGCACATTCATTATTACAACAGTAATGGGAGAGACGCATTGGTGGGACGATTTGGTCTAGGATGACGAAGGCGTCAAGCGTTGGATGCTCTTCAGAAACTGGGGCCCCATGCTTCCACATTTCGCATCTGAAGGATAAGTCTTCGTTGCTGCGGTACATATGGATCCAGTCTAGTGTGGATTGGTGGACGGATTCATCTTTATTTCCAGTGAAACTGCACTTTTACTGCTGCTGTACCTGTCCCGTCTGTAACACTGTCGCAGCACTACAAGGGGCCAGTCGTGAATGAACCTTGCACGATTCACAGTTCGTACATTGTATACTCTGCGAGTCAATGAGCCGAACAACTCTGCGAAATCACAGGCACAGCCTTGATTCATCTGCCACCAGATGTGAGCAGGACCCGGGCCGGCCTAGCCCCAAGTCCCCAACACATGGACCAGGCTAGCCCCAACACGATGTTGCCCCGTAGCCCTGCACCGGCTATTCAAGGAACTGTGGTGCAATCCACCAACCTGGCAGGCACGCATGTGGATGTGGTGGAAGTggaatccatccatccatccatccattcgcTCGTTCATCTCGAGGGCACGGCGGGGACGTCGCCCACGTACGTATGCGCCCATCATGCGCTGCGTCCCACCCTCCGCCGAGACCGACGCCGCATCGGCCCTCCCCGACCCAGCACCGGTGCACATTACCCGCACGACGGCTGTCccgcggccggcctcccctcctccgcGCGCCCGTCCCTCTCCCGGGTCGCGGTAGCTCGGCGGGCACGGAAAGTGGGGTGCTTTCCCGCAAGATTGGCATCGGAATAATGGGCGCGCCGGGGCCCGCCGCACATGCCATGTCTCCCGGAGTTGGTTGAGCGGATGCGGATTTGTACGCGTCCCCGATCGTGCCGGCGCTTCGTTTAATCGTTGGCTCGTTCGTTCGTTCCTCCCACTCCTTCCGTTCCGCGGCAgggttttctctttctttttgggTTGGGGCAGGGTTTTAATGTGGATCTGTACTCCGGTCGATCGGTCCAAACATGCACCGGGGCCGGCGAGTTTTTTGGTGTTGTCGACCTACTGTACGTACGTAGTGTGGGGAGACGCAGTGAGCCTCGCCGGTGACGACGATCCAATGCGTGGTAGCGTGGCCCCGTTTTGGCCTAGCCATGTTGTGCAGCGGCGTAGATCAAGCTCTCGTGGTCGTGGCGTACACTAACACTGTGCTGTCATTATACGGGGAAGCCGGCCGTTTTTTGTTGCTCTTGTGGTGCGTCCAATGTCTACTGTACTCGACTGCCGGTGAATGATTGGTAAAGGCCAATCGATCCGCCGTTTTTTTGTGTCTGGCTTCCGTCACGAGTCCGTGCGACGGGGTGGCACGTCTCCTCTCTTTGCAATGCCAAGGTGCACCATGGTTTCTGTTACGGCAGTCACGCGTCGCAGTATATTGCCGAGACGGTCAATGGCGACTGATTGCGTAGTAAATGGGTTGGTGCCACATATAGCAGTGTACCTTCCGTCAGAGATCTTGAACGCCTGACAAGCACTCACAGTGAGAAAAAAGATGCCGTCGGCTGAGAAAGGTAACCTGACAAGCTGAGTACTTGCATAGGTATCCAAAGTAACAAGTTACGACTAGCTATTTTAAACGGGCCCATTTGACAGAAGAAATTACGTCCGTCCGAACATGGAAAGCGGCTGCTCGTCTCCGTATTCCTGGAAAGCGGCTGGCTTGCTTTTTTTTTTCGAAATCGAGGCAAAAGATTTGACTCAtcaattaattaagaagaagagaattgtctAATTAATTAACCAAAAACCAGGCGAAAACCAAAAAGCGGCTGGCCTGCTACTCGCCGAGTGGTGGTGTGCCTGCAAAATTTGACACATTGCATTTGCATGCGGAATACTCGGCTGGTCTTGGGTGATTATCCAATCATGCAAAGCCTGATAGCTCGGCATGGACGCGTAGGGCCGAACCATGCGGTCAAGGGCCGGGGATGCTGCGTGCATTCAGGTCAGATCATTGAGGTTCATGCAATGCAAGCCGGGCAGAATGAGGGCTGCTCATCGTGGTAGGACAAAGCAACGCATGGTGTGCCATAaggttcatgcatgcatgcatgcactcatTCCCTGCTGGACTGGATATACTACATCTCAAT contains:
- the LOC119277278 gene encoding probable disease resistance protein At4g27220 isoform X1, translating into MTSYLICYQESERHLLTTTITIPRSRLSSLQDMFCLVLRPEGEVVVIEGIGGLAKTWVAKGAFETARNSNRFDNYIWVSLSRGCSLRRCIKKIATCLLIDIGEELLSSRISVMIKEHLARRKFLLVLDNAYFVEENILMNLGIPHPREQSLGSKVIVTTRTRRVLSVMEPDIIISPQPLTDQASCDLLCEKIGKDIRLDLSNCCFGIPLSVILLAGALCDVPTQEEFSKLISEVHVASANRLVNFGYSQLPSDTARHCSLYCLLFPDDEAISVKDLIFFWKLEGITDEANCTGREILHVLLKHGLIHFEGDDHIRMHDVIRETLSQLGRDNGYVEQPQWDFDDYIQFEHLAKLGGKISLMNTKMEELHGSPSAECFSTSTLLLRGNRHRTISEEFFCCVQMLRVLDLSFTRIIILPQSISSLFYLRSLLLVGCGHLEKIQHISSLEMLEILDASSCGSLKRVECGSFDRMRVLKILDLSRTSIACLPSLAACVGLQQLILHDCPCLESQQTTETNDKSCNAIFVKFPYGVSKTGAVRNVQIGASMED
- the LOC119277278 gene encoding uncharacterized protein LOC119277278 isoform X2, with amino-acid sequence MKVSEDVDQNGKTYIHASQANFFRSLDKESPLWLTCFQKFHIVISSSKFDQTMHKGLRAVRTKFSSVDAHSGDFDRYLEMNCVSIPNGIEEILGHAELISSRSVTTTDQVWNLNIGRLAAARELWIEECRQLENLFSREEVDELSRIGKLQNIFISNMDNLAYFCQGVEDATSFSCLAQLLLDCCPRLNFLFPSSLRLPKLRSLHIRFSDSLERVFDESVAAEIALPGLQSLQLWELLELSCVCGGVLPSLKDLKVRGCGKLKRIPIGVTENSTFIITTVMGETHWWDDLV